A region of Pasteurellaceae bacterium Orientalotternb1 DNA encodes the following proteins:
- a CDS encoding transcriptional regulator MalT — MQVVTKLIPTKLIFSNNPSEPRDKQGVERGALLRVLEQAKAYPLTLITAPAGYGKTTLVLQWKARLLAENTPLAWFTLDESDNKAEQFSHYFSTALAKATGISLQGINYQNDLIDYFGQLLVRLHDVNEHFYLIIDDYHLIDNSEIHDALRFWLKHQPRTMSLVLLSRLVPPLSITNLRIHEKLLEIDVHQLAFSPSEARQFFEQKLHQTLSDETVFALCDRVEGWATALQLMIFTIRQNAELLQFPEKLFTKLNQQHIADYLNEEVFHYVDPAIKQFMQRCAILRSMNEKLVLALTQDENGVKKLDELEKQGLFIQRLQQDDGELWWKFHPILASYLSQSCRLELPNEWQQLHQTAAMMWLKLGYGSEALYHAQMLDNPTTLYQILQEHGWSLFHQGQLKLIEDCLNHLPAEQLWQDENLVLLKAWLAQSQHRHQEVSGILQKFQPKQPLTESLQGRFDALKAQVAINAGDEEQAYLLANQALRNLPSQFGYAQIVAKSVIGEAQHCRGYLKEGLALMQQVEKLATTQRAYHHWLWSRLQQSEILSAQGFWQSAYDLLKETTQQTHEFRQIPMNEFLLRLKGQILWEWHHLDQAEAMANAGIEVLDNEEEQIQCLALLAKTSLTKGDLNNAERLIDRCRALLTRSSPHKDWITALDEVQLIYWQMKGETAPLESWLAQANFPSQEHNHFTQRQWRNIARCYLLQEDYEQALKILNSLLKTTAIFNLVSDSQRALILRNRLHYLQGKKDLAQRDLIQALNLSQQTNFISAFVIEGDLIAQQIRQLLQLNVLDELSTHKAQFILRSINQHNRHKTAHFDEEFVKSLLENPQVPELLKISPLTQREWQVLGLIYSGYSNEQISQELVVAMTTIKTHIRNLYQKIGVANRSEAIEYTRSLLRMMGYH, encoded by the coding sequence ATGCAAGTTGTTACAAAGTTAATCCCCACAAAGCTGATTTTTAGCAACAATCCGAGTGAACCACGTGATAAACAGGGCGTGGAACGGGGCGCGTTGTTGCGGGTCTTAGAACAAGCAAAAGCTTATCCGTTGACATTGATCACGGCACCTGCAGGCTATGGCAAAACTACCTTGGTGCTGCAATGGAAAGCCCGTTTACTGGCGGAAAATACGCCGCTTGCGTGGTTCACCCTAGATGAAAGCGATAACAAAGCGGAGCAATTTTCTCACTATTTTTCCACCGCACTTGCCAAGGCAACAGGCATTTCACTGCAAGGCATTAACTATCAAAACGACCTAATCGATTACTTTGGGCAATTATTAGTGCGGCTGCACGATGTCAATGAGCATTTTTATCTGATCATTGACGACTACCACCTCATCGACAACAGTGAAATCCACGATGCCCTGCGTTTTTGGCTGAAACATCAACCTCGCACGATGAGTCTTGTGTTGCTCTCTCGTCTTGTGCCGCCGCTGAGCATTACGAATCTACGTATTCACGAAAAACTGTTGGAAATTGATGTCCATCAGCTTGCCTTTAGCCCCAGCGAAGCCCGTCAATTTTTTGAACAGAAACTTCATCAAACCTTAAGCGATGAAACGGTGTTTGCCCTTTGTGATCGGGTCGAAGGCTGGGCAACAGCGTTACAATTGATGATTTTCACCATTCGCCAAAATGCCGAATTGTTACAGTTCCCAGAAAAGTTATTTACCAAATTAAATCAACAACATATCGCCGATTATCTGAACGAAGAAGTGTTCCATTATGTCGATCCTGCGATCAAACAGTTTATGCAACGCTGTGCGATTTTACGTTCGATGAATGAAAAACTGGTGCTTGCTCTCACTCAAGATGAAAATGGGGTGAAAAAGCTCGATGAGCTGGAAAAACAAGGGCTGTTTATTCAGCGATTGCAACAGGATGATGGCGAACTTTGGTGGAAATTTCACCCGATTTTAGCCTCTTACTTGTCGCAAAGTTGCCGCTTAGAATTGCCAAATGAATGGCAGCAACTGCACCAAACCGCAGCGATGATGTGGTTGAAGCTGGGCTACGGTTCGGAGGCGTTGTATCACGCTCAAATGTTGGACAACCCAACCACACTCTATCAAATTCTGCAAGAACACGGCTGGTCGCTGTTCCACCAAGGACAGCTCAAATTGATTGAAGATTGTTTGAATCATCTACCTGCGGAGCAACTATGGCAAGATGAAAATTTGGTATTGCTCAAAGCGTGGTTGGCACAGAGTCAGCACCGTCACCAAGAAGTGAGCGGCATTTTACAAAAATTCCAGCCAAAACAACCGCTTACCGAAAGCCTACAAGGGCGTTTTGATGCCCTCAAAGCCCAAGTGGCAATCAATGCAGGAGATGAAGAACAGGCGTATTTGCTTGCTAATCAAGCCTTACGGAATCTGCCAAGTCAGTTTGGCTACGCTCAAATCGTGGCGAAATCCGTGATTGGCGAAGCCCAACATTGCCGAGGCTATTTGAAAGAAGGTTTGGCGTTGATGCAACAGGTGGAAAAACTAGCAACCACTCAACGTGCTTATCACCACTGGTTATGGTCTCGCTTGCAGCAGTCAGAAATCCTTTCTGCTCAAGGCTTTTGGCAATCGGCGTACGACTTACTCAAAGAAACGACTCAACAAACTCACGAATTTCGTCAAATTCCGATGAACGAATTTTTGTTGCGGTTAAAAGGGCAAATTTTGTGGGAATGGCACCATCTCGATCAAGCAGAAGCGATGGCAAATGCGGGCATTGAAGTGTTGGACAACGAAGAAGAGCAAATTCAATGTTTGGCGTTGCTGGCGAAAACGTCTTTGACTAAAGGCGATTTAAACAACGCCGAACGCCTGATCGACCGCTGCCGAGCCTTGCTCACTCGTAGCTCGCCGCATAAAGATTGGATCACTGCCTTGGATGAAGTGCAGCTAATCTATTGGCAAATGAAAGGCGAAACCGCACCGCTTGAAAGCTGGTTGGCACAGGCGAATTTCCCAAGCCAAGAGCATAATCACTTCACCCAACGGCAATGGCGGAATATCGCGCGCTGCTATTTGCTGCAAGAAGATTACGAACAAGCGTTGAAAATTCTCAATAGTCTGCTGAAAACCACCGCAATTTTTAACTTGGTGAGCGATAGCCAACGGGCGTTGATTCTGCGAAATCGCCTGCATTATCTACAAGGCAAAAAAGATTTGGCACAGCGAGATCTGATCCAAGCACTTAATTTGAGCCAACAAACTAATTTCATCAGTGCATTTGTGATTGAAGGGGATTTGATCGCCCAGCAGATCCGCCAACTGTTGCAGCTCAATGTGTTGGACGAATTGTCCACCCATAAAGCTCAATTTATTTTACGTAGCATCAACCAGCACAACCGCCACAAAACCGCCCATTTCGATGAAGAATTTGTGAAAAGTTTGCTGGAAAATCCGCAAGTGCCAGAGCTGCTCAAAATCAGCCCACTCACCCAACGGGAATGGCAAGTGCTCGGGCTGATCTACTCGGGTTACAGCAACGAACAAATTTCCCAAGAACTGGTAGTGGCAATGACTACCATCAAAACCCATATCCGCAATCTCTATCAAAAAATCGGCGTTGCCAACCGCAGCGAAGCGATTGAATATACCCGCAGTTTGTTGCGAATGATGGGCTATCATTGA
- a CDS encoding maltose operon protein MalM: protein MKSKIALCLSALLFSLSVQALSPNQNELANVQWQNLNLNQQQTATVAAQAMPTIQGVSGAVVGYKIPANQGAVKIQIKSPVQKDNSVFVPNVLVLDSHFTPSLTYPAKQFQFAEERGLSGAQYQAELSLTPTPNQDFIYLLIYTTEQDLQGKTIMTHPAKMLAKAKGNQPPAIADIEVVHRNQGKVIVEVDGVQSSQFIGLTGPLFESKQPAPKVVGTQAVAKTEKTASKATQPVESSTEQYFNNAVKQALKNNDINKAMNLVNEAEQLGLKQPRQIFIKHVSAK, encoded by the coding sequence ATGAAAAGCAAAATCGCACTCTGTTTATCCGCTCTCTTGTTCAGCCTGTCTGTTCAAGCCTTAAGCCCAAATCAAAATGAACTTGCCAACGTGCAATGGCAAAATCTCAATTTAAACCAACAACAGACAGCAACAGTCGCTGCTCAAGCAATGCCAACGATTCAAGGCGTTAGCGGTGCCGTGGTTGGCTATAAAATTCCTGCGAATCAAGGTGCAGTGAAAATTCAAATTAAAAGTCCTGTGCAAAAAGACAACAGCGTATTTGTGCCAAATGTGCTGGTGCTAGATAGCCATTTCACCCCGTCATTAACTTACCCCGCCAAACAATTTCAGTTTGCCGAAGAACGAGGCTTGTCTGGAGCACAATATCAAGCGGAGTTGAGCCTAACGCCAACGCCAAATCAAGATTTTATCTATTTGTTGATCTACACCACCGAGCAAGATCTCCAAGGCAAAACCATTATGACCCACCCAGCAAAAATGCTTGCCAAAGCAAAAGGCAACCAACCGCCTGCGATTGCTGATATTGAAGTGGTGCATCGCAACCAAGGCAAAGTAATTGTGGAAGTGGACGGCGTGCAATCGAGCCAATTTATCGGTTTAACTGGACCATTATTTGAAAGCAAGCAGCCTGCCCCCAAAGTGGTCGGCACACAAGCCGTTGCCAAAACCGAAAAAACCGCAAGCAAAGCGACACAGCCAGTGGAATCTAGCACAGAACAGTATTTCAACAACGCAGTGAAACAAGCCTTGAAAAACAACGACATCAACAAAGCGATGAATTTGGTCAATGAAGCTGAACAGCTTGGTTTAAAACAGCCAAGACAAATTTTCATCAAACACGTTTCTGCCAAATAA
- the lamB gene encoding maltoporin (porin involved in the transport of maltose and maltodextrins), whose product MKKTLLATVVSGVLLSTSALAVDFHGYARSGIGWTSGGGEQSAFTVNGGGSKYRLGNESDTYAEFKLGQELYKNGEKSIYFDSNVAYGGTLHNNDWTATSPALRELNVQFKNFADSLPGATLWAGKRFYQRHDVHMNDFYYWDISGPGAGVENIDLGFGKLSLAVTRDTETGGAFSYYYDYATKTYKSDRTVKKDVYNDIFDIRLAGIELWKDGSLELGFDYGNAHKKDDSAYVNKDATKNGYMATAEYTQGNFFGGFNKFTVQYAKDSMTSWNNGHAQGSLASNKGNMLRLINQGVVAASDKVEVMYALIYEKTDLKNKQGKTWYSAGVRPMYKWTDTMSTLLEVGYDRIKDQATGKKNDLMKYTVAQQWQAGSSIWARPAIRVFGTYAHWNDKFNTANRTNAGYKAKDGEFIGGVQFEAWW is encoded by the coding sequence ATGAAAAAAACATTATTAGCCACAGTTGTATCTGGCGTTCTTCTTTCCACTTCTGCATTAGCGGTTGATTTCCACGGTTACGCCCGTTCAGGCATTGGCTGGACATCAGGCGGTGGCGAACAATCTGCGTTCACGGTAAATGGCGGTGGCTCTAAATATCGTTTAGGTAACGAATCAGACACCTATGCAGAGTTCAAATTAGGTCAAGAACTATACAAAAATGGTGAAAAATCAATCTATTTCGATTCTAATGTCGCTTATGGCGGTACGCTTCACAATAACGACTGGACAGCAACCAGCCCGGCATTACGTGAATTAAACGTACAATTCAAAAATTTTGCCGACAGCCTTCCTGGTGCAACATTATGGGCGGGTAAACGTTTCTACCAACGCCACGACGTGCATATGAACGACTTCTACTACTGGGATATTTCAGGTCCTGGTGCAGGGGTTGAAAACATCGACTTAGGTTTCGGTAAACTTTCTTTAGCCGTTACTCGTGATACTGAAACTGGCGGTGCATTCTCTTACTATTATGATTATGCAACCAAAACCTATAAAAGCGATCGCACCGTGAAAAAAGATGTTTACAACGATATTTTCGATATTCGTTTAGCAGGCATCGAGCTTTGGAAAGACGGTTCTTTAGAATTAGGTTTTGATTACGGCAACGCTCATAAAAAAGATGACTCTGCTTATGTGAATAAAGATGCAACCAAAAATGGTTATATGGCAACCGCAGAATACACCCAAGGTAACTTCTTCGGTGGCTTCAATAAATTCACCGTGCAATATGCGAAAGATTCGATGACCTCTTGGAACAACGGTCACGCACAAGGCTCACTTGCTTCAAACAAAGGCAATATGCTCCGCTTAATCAATCAAGGCGTTGTAGCGGCAAGCGACAAAGTGGAAGTAATGTATGCATTAATCTACGAAAAAACCGACTTGAAAAACAAACAAGGCAAAACGTGGTACTCCGCAGGCGTGCGTCCAATGTATAAATGGACAGACACGATGAGCACCTTGTTAGAAGTGGGGTACGACCGCATCAAAGATCAAGCCACGGGCAAGAAAAACGATCTAATGAAATACACCGTTGCACAGCAATGGCAAGCTGGCAGCAGCATTTGGGCTCGCCCTGCGATCCGTGTGTTCGGGACATACGCTCACTGGAACGATAAGTTCAACACCGCTAACCGCACTAATGCAGGCTATAAAGCTAAAGACGGTGAATTTATCGGTGGCGTACAATTTGAAGCGTGGTGGTAA